A portion of the Leifsonia sp. EB41 genome contains these proteins:
- a CDS encoding PKD domain-containing protein, whose translation MASRRILAAFGVSAAVALVAFGAPQSVEGIVPGQPSIQFTAAGDYTSSANAQSVLSGIKSLNPDLHLAVGDLSYAAVGQEQAWCDFVTQTVGAGFPFELVSGNHESSGQNGNINDFSACLPNQLPGAVGTYGRQYYVDVPQGSPLIRFVMISPGLPFSDGTWTYAAGTDHYNWTSAAIDGARAAGIPWVVVGMHKPCLSMGQYTCEAGPDIMNLLVSKRVDLVLTGHEHLYQRTKQLATGATCPTITPGTYTPACVANPGNTLVKGAGTVFATVGTGGNNNYDINPADTEAGYFASTYGNSAAPLYGLMDVTATATQLNASYVRTAGANFSDQFTIGPPTGGGNQPPNAVISSSCTNLTCAFDGTGSNDPDGMVTSFAWDFGDGTTGTGSTPSHTYAAAGTYPVRLTVTDDGGATGTATTSVTATAPPPPPNVLAADSFTRTVSGGWGTAPTGGAWAASGPLYSVNGSAGLIQLAAGSGGTTRLPGVSSSATDLRLSVALDKVPSSGNVYLTIQGRRIATAGGYTSKVIVSSAGKVTIQITRVDQNGGNEVVVQSSVAVAGLTYAAGQKLDIRLQVVGTNPTLVQTKAWLDGTTEPTAWQRSVTDTTAALQAAGGLAVTGYLSGGVANSPVTMSVDDLNAVTPTP comes from the coding sequence ATGGCCAGCAGAAGAATTCTCGCCGCATTCGGGGTGTCCGCGGCCGTCGCCCTCGTCGCGTTCGGAGCACCGCAGAGCGTCGAGGGGATCGTGCCGGGACAGCCCAGCATCCAGTTCACGGCGGCGGGCGACTACACCTCGAGCGCGAACGCCCAGTCCGTGCTCTCCGGGATCAAGTCTCTCAATCCCGACCTGCACCTCGCCGTCGGGGACCTGTCCTATGCGGCCGTCGGGCAGGAGCAGGCGTGGTGCGATTTCGTCACCCAGACCGTCGGAGCCGGGTTCCCGTTCGAGCTGGTGTCCGGCAACCACGAGAGCAGCGGGCAGAACGGGAACATCAACGACTTCTCCGCCTGCCTGCCCAACCAGCTCCCCGGCGCGGTCGGGACCTACGGGCGGCAGTACTACGTCGACGTGCCCCAGGGCTCGCCGCTGATCCGGTTCGTCATGATCTCGCCCGGACTGCCGTTCTCCGACGGCACCTGGACCTACGCCGCCGGGACGGACCACTACAACTGGACCTCCGCCGCGATCGACGGCGCCCGCGCAGCCGGCATCCCCTGGGTGGTCGTCGGCATGCACAAGCCGTGCCTCTCGATGGGCCAGTACACCTGCGAGGCGGGCCCCGACATCATGAACCTGCTGGTCTCCAAGCGGGTCGACCTCGTGCTGACCGGGCACGAGCACCTCTACCAGCGCACCAAGCAGCTCGCGACGGGAGCCACCTGTCCGACGATCACCCCCGGCACGTACACCCCGGCGTGTGTGGCCAACCCGGGCAACACGCTCGTCAAGGGCGCGGGAACGGTCTTCGCCACGGTCGGGACCGGCGGCAACAACAATTACGACATCAATCCCGCGGACACCGAGGCGGGCTACTTCGCCTCCACCTACGGCAACTCGGCGGCGCCGCTCTACGGGCTGATGGACGTCACGGCGACCGCGACCCAGCTCAACGCCTCGTACGTGCGCACGGCGGGCGCGAACTTCAGCGACCAGTTCACGATCGGACCGCCGACCGGGGGCGGCAATCAGCCTCCCAACGCGGTCATCTCCTCGTCGTGCACCAACCTCACGTGCGCGTTCGACGGGACCGGCTCGAATGACCCGGACGGGATGGTGACCTCGTTCGCGTGGGACTTCGGCGACGGAACCACCGGCACCGGCAGCACACCGAGCCACACCTATGCGGCGGCGGGCACCTACCCGGTGCGGCTGACGGTGACGGATGACGGCGGCGCGACGGGGACGGCGACGACCTCGGTCACGGCGACCGCTCCGCCACCTCCCCCGAACGTGCTGGCTGCCGACTCGTTCACCCGCACGGTGTCCGGAGGCTGGGGCACGGCTCCGACCGGCGGCGCCTGGGCGGCATCGGGGCCGCTGTACTCGGTCAACGGCAGCGCGGGCCTGATCCAGCTCGCCGCCGGCTCCGGCGGGACGACCCGGCTGCCCGGCGTCTCGTCGTCCGCGACGGACCTCCGCCTGTCGGTCGCGCTGGACAAGGTCCCGTCGTCCGGCAACGTCTACCTGACCATCCAGGGCAGGCGGATCGCCACGGCCGGCGGCTACACGTCGAAGGTGATCGTCTCCTCCGCGGGCAAGGTCACCATCCAGATCACGCGGGTCGACCAGAACGGCGGGAACGAGGTCGTCGTGCAGTCCTCGGTCGCCGTGGCGGGCCTCACCTACGCGGCAGGGCAGAAGCTCGACATCCGCCTGCAGGTGGTCGGGACCAACCCGACGCTCGTGCAGACGAAGGCCTGGCTCGACGGCACGACGGAGCCCACGGCCTGGCAGCGCTCGGTGACCGACACGACGGCGGCGCTCCAGGCGGCCGGCGGGCTGGCGGTCACCGGGTATCTTTCCGGCGGGGTCGCCAACTCGCCGGTGACCATGTCGGTGGACGATCTGAACGCCGTGACGCCGACGCCGTGA
- a CDS encoding patatin-like phospholipase family protein, translating into MNAHTSSASSRALVLHGGGSSGNAWEVGVVAGLLDGGVDVTRADLIVGTSAGSTAAAQITSAPPGELFAAILAAPTSPRPGASAPEGGRPREGRPGGGRPGGEGVARGVAGSVSSQMEVTGRIIAESSDAADMRRRMGAWAIGLADGAAPERQSQWRATVASRLPSHDWPEQNVVITAVDARTGEGVTFDRDSGVALADAVAASCSSGFAYALGGEQYIDGGYRRNENADLAAGYARVLVLSPFGGRTRHPLEWGSQLAVQVEELRAGGSLVETIMPDQASLDAFGDSMMDLSRRPASAQAGYDQGRAAAAGLGGFWGDAAA; encoded by the coding sequence ATGAACGCACACACTTCTTCTGCTTCTTCCCGCGCGCTCGTCCTCCACGGCGGCGGGTCCTCCGGCAACGCCTGGGAGGTCGGCGTGGTCGCCGGCCTCCTCGACGGCGGGGTGGACGTCACCCGCGCCGACCTCATCGTCGGCACGTCGGCCGGATCGACCGCCGCCGCCCAGATCACGAGCGCGCCGCCCGGCGAGCTGTTCGCCGCCATCCTCGCCGCTCCGACCTCGCCGCGCCCCGGCGCGAGTGCCCCGGAAGGAGGCCGACCCAGGGAAGGCCGACCCGGTGGAGGCCGACCCGGCGGGGAGGGCGTCGCGCGCGGAGTCGCCGGCTCCGTCTCCAGCCAGATGGAGGTCACCGGCCGCATCATCGCCGAGTCCTCCGACGCCGCCGACATGCGCCGCCGGATGGGCGCCTGGGCGATCGGGCTCGCCGACGGCGCCGCCCCCGAGCGTCAGTCGCAGTGGCGCGCGACCGTCGCCTCCCGGCTGCCGAGCCACGACTGGCCGGAGCAGAACGTCGTCATCACCGCGGTCGACGCCCGCACCGGCGAGGGCGTGACCTTCGACCGGGACAGCGGCGTCGCACTCGCGGACGCCGTCGCAGCGAGCTGCTCCAGCGGCTTCGCCTACGCCCTCGGCGGCGAGCAGTACATCGACGGCGGCTACCGGCGCAATGAGAACGCCGACCTGGCGGCCGGCTATGCGCGCGTGCTCGTGCTGTCGCCGTTCGGCGGCCGCACCCGGCATCCGCTGGAGTGGGGCTCGCAGCTCGCGGTGCAGGTCGAGGAGCTCCGCGCCGGCGGCAGCCTGGTCGAGACGATCATGCCCGACCAGGCGTCGCTCGACGCCTTCGGCGACAGCATGATGGACCTCTCGCGCAGGCCGGCGTCCGCACAGGCGGGCTACGACCAGGGGAGGGCCGCCGCCGCGGGGCTCGGCGGGTTCTGGGGCGACGCAGCGGCCTGA